TAAGGCTTCCGCTGAAGACATTGCGAGGATGTCGCATGCACACCCAACTTACGCCGAAGCGGTCAAAGAAGCCGCGTTAGGGGCAACCGATAACCGGTCGCTACACATTTGATGCATTTTATCAGTATAAAAAAACCCGCCTTAGTTGGCGGGTTTTTTATTCAAACTATTTCTTTTTATTTCTTTTAGCGGTCTGTGTCCTGAGCATGTTTCGGTTTACAGAGCCGTGGGTTTTCTTTTTTGTCTTAGACGGCCCGCCGAGATTCACCTTCTGGTTTTTCTTCGATTTCTCGTGGAACGCGCCGTCGCCTTCGAGTTTCGGTTTTTTCATCAGGAATTTTACCGGCTGCTTATCCTTTTCCGGTCCGATGAGTTTATCAGAAATCGCTACATCTTCAGGGAACGGGAGTAATTCGATTTCCTTGTTCATCAGCACTTCGGCTTCGAGTTTCATTTCTTCTTCGCGCGCCGTGTACAGGCTGATTGCAGTTCCGGTCGCATCGGCACGCCCGGTTCGCCCAATACGGTGCATGTACAATTCCGGCATTTCCGGCATCTCAAAGTTGATCACGTGCGTAATGTCAGAAATATCCAGTCCACGTGCCATAATATCGGTTGTAATAATCCCGCGCAGGTGTCCCTGCTGAAATTCTGCCATCGTGTTAAGCCGGTAGTTTTGTGATTTGTTGGAATGGATGACGCCAAATTCGCCCGGAAATGCTTCGTCAATATTGTCGAAAAGCATATCGGCAATCTTTTTGTTGTTGACGAAAATCAGCAAACGGCTCATGCTGTCATCCTTTTGCAGCAAATCCTTGAGCAAATTGATTTTGGTATTGAAATTCACCACGGGATACGCGCGCTGGGTGATATTTTCCAATGGTGTCCCTGAAGCGGCCAGGCTGACTTCCTCAGGAAAATCAAAGAAGTCGTTTAATACGGCATCGACCTCATCGGTCATCGTAGCCGAAAACAGGATGTTTTGGCGCTTGGGTTTCATCATGGCTAAAATCGAGGTGATTTGCGGACGAAAACCCAGGTTAAGCATCTCATCGAATTCGTCGATTACGAGCTTGCTTGTTTCATCAAAACGGATTACATTATCCAAAGCCAGGTCCATAACGCGTCCCGGCGTACCCACAAGAATGTCAATACCCTGATAAACAGCAGTTTTTTGGGTATTTATGTTGACGCCGCCGTAAATCCCAAGTGTCCTCACCGACATGTAAGTGGTCAGTTTTTCGACTTCCTCAACAACCTGGACGACCAGTTCACGGGTGGGTACAAGGATGACAATTTTTGGCGTATGCGTGGGCGAAAATTTATACAATTTCAGCAGAGGCAAAAGGTAAGCGAATGTCTTTCCTGTTCCGGTTTGAGCAATTCCCATCATGTCGCGCCCCGACATGATCAAAGCAAAAGACTTCTCCTGGATCGGTGTAGGGGTAACAAACCCGAGTTCGTCAATTGCTTTCTGTAATGATTTCGGAAGGTTGAACTGTTCAAATGTAGCCATTGCGTAATTTTCGGCAAAGGTATTGATTTTATGGACAATGCGGGCTACGAATTTGCGTTACCTTTGCAGGCGTAAAAATAGCAGATGCAAAAGAACAACATTTCAGGAATGACTGCGACCGAGTTGAAGGATTTTCTCGATGAGAAAGCCTCACATTATAACAATCCCGCATTTATCGAATCCGATCCCGTACAGATCCCGCATCTGTTTACCATCAAAGAAGATATTGAAATTTCTGCGTTCCTTGCGGCGACCGTAGCCTGGGGAAATCGCAAATCAGTGATCAGAAGTGCCACGCGTATGATGGAATTGATGGGAAATTCGCCCTACGATTTTGTAATGTCCCACAAGGAAAAAGACCTGGACCGAATGGATGGCTTTGTACACCGTACATTTAATGCCGCTGACTTAAGGTCTTTTATCGTGGGCTTACAGCACATTTACAAGAACCACGGCGGCATGGAGCAGGTTTTTGTCCTGAACCAGGCCGGAGGCTACCTGCACCAAAGCATTACTGAATTTAAAAAATTATTTTTCGAAATCGATCACCTGCCCCGCAGCCGCAAACATATCGCCGATCCCGCAACCAATTCCGCTGCGAAACGCATACACCTTTTCCTGCGCTGGATGGCACGGAAAGACCGGCGCGGCGTTGATCTGGGTATATGGAAATCCGTTTCGCCTGCGATTTTGTCGTGCCCACTCGACGTGCATTCGGGGAACATCGCACGAAGTCTGGGCCTCATTACACGCAAGCAGAATGACGGCAGGGCGTTGGCCGAGCTAGATGCCAAACTGCGCGATTTCGACCCTTTGGATCCGGTAAAATATGATTACGCACTTTTTGGTATTGGCGCTTTTGAGAAAAGTATCCTTCCGTAGTCATTGAACCGATATATGGATGTGGTCGAAATGGCCCGGTATTTTGAAGTAATTGTTGCGTGACCCATCTGCGGAGGTTTTATGTTTGAATGCAGGACCGAAATTTTCCCTGATCTGAGGTTGGGCATCAAATGAAGTTTGCAGCAATGCAATGGTTTCGGGAGGCGAAAATGCTATAGGGACGCCATTGATCTGACTGATATCCATCGCGGTTTTCTTCGAATGGTTGCTGTCGGTAAGATGGTTGCCATTTGTGGTGGATTTGATTTCGATTGCGCTTATTAGCTGGTTTTTAGGAAGCTGGGTGTTTGCGAGTTTCAGGGCATCGGAAAGTACCTGACATAACGCAACCGACACCTTTTGCCGCGCATAACCACCATCGCTTGACGTGATGCCAAAGTGAATCGATACCTGTCCGTTGCCAGATAAAATTTTCTGCGGAATGAGTTGAAGATTATCGTTGGCAATCGGCGCAGCGGTATCTGCATCAGCAAAAAATCCATCACCTGAGTAGTTGTCATTGTATGTCATCGACCATATCTGCCGCTTTGCCAGCGCCCGGTGGGTTGCAGTATAATCGTCCAGGAAATCATTCAGGATAATGGCATATAAATTAGGATAGCGCGCTGTCCATGCCTGTAAATCGCAGGACAACGACCTTCGAAAGTTTTCAGCGCGTGCTAATTGTATCGAAATAACGTCGGTGTCGATGTCGGCAGGAAGCGTTTCGCCGCTTATGGGCGGAAGAGCGGACTTTGGACAATTGCCGGCCTCATCCAGTGTGTCCGACGCAGGGGCAGAGCAGCTTTGCAACACCCAGATTATAAAATAGGCGATTAGAGATTTCATGGCGTATACTATCGTGGCAATAGTATAAAGGTAGCGAAGCCGTGAGGGGTCAATTTACGGATTTACCGCACCAAACGTTAAAATTATCCCACGATATTCCCGTCGGACATCACCAGTTTCCGATCGGCCATGTTCGCAAACTCTTCATTATGGGTTACGATGACGAACGTCTGGCTGAACTCGTCACGCAGCCTGAAAAACAGCTGGTGCAGGTTTTCTGCGGAAGCGGTGTCGAGATTCCCGGAAGGTTCGTCTGCAAAAATAACGGCAGGCTTATTGATCAGGGCGCGCGCCACGGCGACCCGTTGCTGCTCACCGCCTGACAGCTCACCGGGCTTGTGCGACACGCGGTGCGAAAGTCCGAGATAGTCAAGGAGTTTTTTGGCTTCGGCCTCGGTTTCCGCTTTGCCTTTGCCGGCAATGTAAGCCGGAATGCAGACATTTTCGAGCGCGGTAAACTCTGGCAGAAGCTGGTGGAACTGAAAAATAAAACCTAAATTCACGTTCCGGAAGCGCGAGAGGTTTTTGTCGTTCATCTGCAATACATCTTCGCCATTGATCAATAATTGGGTGGAATCGGCCGCATCGGCTTTATCCAATGTACCTAAGATGTGCAGCAGCGTCGTTTTTCCAGCGCCTGATGCACCGACCACTGATACGATTTCGCTTTTACGGATGTGCAGATCCACGCCTTTCAGTACATGTAGTTCCCCGTAATGCTTATGGATGTTTTTCGCCTGGATCATGGTTTGGGTTTTGGCAAAGATAACGGAAAGACTGTTGGGTTGCAAAACGGGAAACGATCAATTGTACGTTTCCTGCATCCTGACTACACCAGGTTCGTTCCATTACTTGCTTTCAAATTAAAATTTCGTTAAAGCGGAAACCGTATTTTCCTCATTACGTATATTTGTGAAACATCCCACATTATGAAAAAAGTATCGGTTCTTATTTTGGCATTTTTCGGAATTGCCTGCCAATCCAAGGCGAAAGAAAACAAAGCGGTCACAGCACAAACAAATCAACCCATAAAGATGAATACACAGGACGGAATGGAAGTCGCCACGTTTGCCGGCGGATGCTTTTGGTGTACAGAAGCAATTTTTTTAGAATTGGATGGAGTAAAGTCGGTCGTATCCGGTTACACGGGTGGCGCGAGGCCGAATCCAACATATGAGCAGGTCAGCTCAGGCGCCACCGGGCACGCCGAAGCCACAGAAATCACTTTTGATCCCGCGAAAATTTCGTTCGGCGAATTACTGGAGGTGTTTTTCGCAACGCATGACCCCACGACGCTGAACCGCCAGGGTAATGACATCGGGACACAATACCGCAGTGAGATTTTTTACCACAGCAACGCACAGAAACAGACTGCAGAGGACTATATCGCGCAACTTACAGCCGCAAAGACCTACAGCAATCCGATCGTAACCAAGGTGTCTCCGGCCGTAGCATTTTACCCTGCTGAAAATTACCACCAGAATTACTACAATCAGAACAAGGGCCAGTCCTATTGCCATTATGTGATTACCCCGAAAGTCAAAAAAGTCAGGGAACATTTCAAGGACAAGCTCAAGAAGTAAAAAATACAAACTCCCGCTCAGGGAGTTTTTTTTGTGCCGAAAACGAAACCAAGTCCGATGCTTCGCAACATTTTCCTGGCGAAAGGAAAGAAAAACGCCGACTGGCCGAACAGGTACCCGACAGCCATCAGCAGGAATGGATACAGCGGCAGGACCAGCACAAGTAATAAAGGATAATACAAATAGGTTGGGGTGGTTGCCTTACTGATACCGAGCAGGCCCATGAGCAGCTTCGAGATTTCTGCAGACAGCGTACCATTGATGGCAAAAACAACAAAGATTACGGCCATCTGAAAATTCGATGTAATGCCCCAGCGTTGTTTGAGTTTGCTCATTCGTTTAATTTATATCCAAAAATACAATTTTATATCCTTGGCGCAAAACCGCCCAGCTGCACCTTATTCACAATCTGGAAATACGTCATGTAGTTGAACAGCATATAATTCACTTCATAACCGTAGTCGATATTCGTGTTGTAGTCGATCCGCATGCCGTAAAGATCGCCGTATGTAAGCGGTGAGGATGCCCTGATGTTCCACTCGCTGACCCAAACCCTGTTGCGTGCTTCAAGATAGGGCTGAGAATAAAAATTGCGTGGTTTGGCATACGAATTGAACCAAGAGTTGAAGCCCGGATCAATGATGATGATTTCATATTCCAGTTCGTCATTGGCAATCCTGACGGTATCATTTACAGCCATGGCGGCATCTTTTCCGGGTTGGCCCGGCGCACCATTTTTTGAGGCGATGCAGGCTGCCATGATCGAGGACAGCAGCAGGGTCGTTACAACAATCTTTTTCATATTTAAATATAATAAAAAAAGCACCCTGTTCGGGTGCCTGATGTAACTTTAACGTATTCTCTTTAACTATTTTCCGTTTTTAAAATACTGATTACCTGTTCAGCAAGTTCAGTGCCGATCCGATCCTGGGCCTCATTCGTCGCTGCCCCGATGTGTGGCGTCAGCGAAATTTTGGGATGCATCAGGATTTGGATTTCGGGTGTGGGTTCGCTTTCAAAAACATCCAGCCCCGCGAACGAAACCTTTCCTTGATCAAGCGCATCGATCAGCGCCACTTCGTCGATGACACCGCCGCGCGCACAATTGATAATGCCCACGCCGTCGCGCATCTGACTGAGTTCTGCCGCCCCGATTACATACCCATCTTGTGCCGGGACATGCAGAGTAATAAAATGCGAATGCCTGAAGAGGTCTTCCTGTGGCTCGGTAGGGATTTCAACAATGATAAACTGCCCGTTGTAGAAATCGACCTTGATTTCAGCCTTTCCCAAAAATTTGTCGGCGGCGATTACCTTCATACCAAGGCCCAACGCCATTTTAGCCACGGCCTGGCCAATCCGTCCAAAGCCGATGATCCCAAGGGTCTTGCCGCGAAGTTCCGTACCATTGGCATAGGCCTTTTTAAGTCCTTCAAAATTGGTGTCGCCTTCCAAAGGCATGTTCCTGTTGGCATCCTGCAAAAAACGCACACCCGTAAACAAATGGGCGAATACCAATTCCGCAACCGATTCTGACGAAGAGGCCGGGGTGTTGATGACATGTTTGCCCGTTGCGCGCGCATAGTCGACATCGATATTGTCCATTCCGACACCACCGCGCCCAATCACTTTCAGTCCGGGACATCCGTCAATAAGGTCTTTCCTGACCTTGGTCGCACTGCGTACGAGCAATACCGATACGTTATTTTCATTAATAAAATTTGCAACCTGTTCCTGGGCAACCTTGGTCGTAATGACTTCGAAACCGGCTTTTTCGAGCGCATTGATACCGCTTTTTGATAGTCCGTCGTTAGCTAATACTTTCATCATTCTTATTATTTGGATAATTTGAAAACCGGGTATTTAATCCAAGTTTTTTTGGTGACCTTAATTTTCAGATTTATATTTTTGTTTCCAGTTCCTTCATGACCGCTACCAAAAGCTCGACACTTTCCAATGGCAATGCATTATACATCGAGGCGCGGTAGCCGCCCACGGAGCGGTGTCCGGGCAGCCCTGAAATCCCGGCGCTTTTCCACAAACTGTCAAATAACGGCGCATGTGATTCATCATTCAGGAGGAAAGTGGCATTCATGATACTCCTGTCTTCGACCGCCGCCGTCCCTCTAAACAACGGGTTTCTGTCGATTTCAGCGTAAAGTAGTGCTGCTTTTTGTTCGTTTACTTTTTCTATTCCTGCAATGCCACCCTGACCTTTAAGCCACTGCAGCGTGAGCAGCGACGCGTAAATCGGGAATACGGAGGGCGTGTTGTACATGCTTTCGGCAGCGATATGCTTTTGGTAGTCGAGCATACTTGGTATCTCACGGCCGGTTCTACCCAATAATTCTTCCTTAATGACCACCAATGTTGCGCCTGCAGGACCCATATTTTTTTGTGCGCCCGCATATATCAAACCGAATTTTGAAAAATCGATGGTTCTTGAGAATATATCCGAACTCATGTCACATACCATCGGCACAGCGGTTTCGGGAAATGATTTCATTTGGGTTCCGAAAATGGTATTGTTGCTTGTGCAATGGAAATAATCGTCATCAACAGGGATGGCAAAATCTTTTGGTATGAAGGTGTAATTAGACGCTTTCGACGAAGCGACAACCATCGGCTCCCCGAAAAACCGGGCTTCCTTAATCGCATTATTGGCCCAGGTTCCGGTATCGAGATATGCAGCTTTCCCGTTTTGCTTCATCAGGTTATAGGGCACCATCAGGAATTCAAGACTGGCGCCACCGTGCATAAACAGCGCCTGGTAGCCCTTGCCCTGGAGTCCGAGTAGTTCCAGCACCAAGGCGCGCGCCTCTTCCATCACTGCAACAAAATCCTTGCTGCGGTGCGAAATCTCGAGAATCGACAAACCGGAGTTGTTAAAATCGAGTATGGCCGCAGCCGATTTCTCAAAAACTTCCTGCGGCAAGATGCACGGACCGGCGCTGTAGTTGTGCTTTTTCATTTTGGCATCAAATAAGGGTTCAGGCGCAAATTTCCAAAAATGAAATTAATACAATGATTGCGTTTTAGTAATAATTTCATAAGGTTATTAACAAAAACGTTGTAGTGAAGGCAGGCGGATGGTAAGAGGCGGTTAGCGCAGCGAAAGTAGAAATGCCATGGTGTCGACATCGTCCGCGTAGTCCCACAGCTGCGGCTTTTGGGTTTGCCCGAAACCGACGCTGTTTTCGATGAGGTTGTTTGAGACGATGCACTGGATCTGGTCGCGGTCGTTCCCGAGTTTCGATTTGATGGAAGTCAGGTCGTCGTAATATTCATAAAAGACACTCGAAATCGGGGAGGCGTAACCCGGATCTTCCTTGATTGTCAGGAATTCGTTATCGAGCAGCTTGAAATTGCTCATCAGGAAAACGGCCTTGTTGTAGTCATAATTATTGGCGTATTTCTCATATTTAATTACATCGCTGTAAGGGAACATACCGTTGAAGAAACGGTCAAAGTCATAATCCCTCGGAATGAAGATTTTTGAAACATTGCGGCATCCGAGTCCGAAATACCTGAAAATGTCTTCGC
The nucleotide sequence above comes from Flavobacterium magnum. Encoded proteins:
- a CDS encoding DEAD/DEAH box helicase, with the translated sequence MATFEQFNLPKSLQKAIDELGFVTPTPIQEKSFALIMSGRDMMGIAQTGTGKTFAYLLPLLKLYKFSPTHTPKIVILVPTRELVVQVVEEVEKLTTYMSVRTLGIYGGVNINTQKTAVYQGIDILVGTPGRVMDLALDNVIRFDETSKLVIDEFDEMLNLGFRPQITSILAMMKPKRQNILFSATMTDEVDAVLNDFFDFPEEVSLAASGTPLENITQRAYPVVNFNTKINLLKDLLQKDDSMSRLLIFVNNKKIADMLFDNIDEAFPGEFGVIHSNKSQNYRLNTMAEFQQGHLRGIITTDIMARGLDISDITHVINFEMPEMPELYMHRIGRTGRADATGTAISLYTAREEEMKLEAEVLMNKEIELLPFPEDVAISDKLIGPEKDKQPVKFLMKKPKLEGDGAFHEKSKKNQKVNLGGPSKTKKKTHGSVNRNMLRTQTAKRNKKK
- a CDS encoding TIGR02757 family protein, with the protein product MTATELKDFLDEKASHYNNPAFIESDPVQIPHLFTIKEDIEISAFLAATVAWGNRKSVIRSATRMMELMGNSPYDFVMSHKEKDLDRMDGFVHRTFNAADLRSFIVGLQHIYKNHGGMEQVFVLNQAGGYLHQSITEFKKLFFEIDHLPRSRKHIADPATNSAAKRIHLFLRWMARKDRRGVDLGIWKSVSPAILSCPLDVHSGNIARSLGLITRKQNDGRALAELDAKLRDFDPLDPVKYDYALFGIGAFEKSILP
- a CDS encoding ABC transporter ATP-binding protein, translated to MIQAKNIHKHYGELHVLKGVDLHIRKSEIVSVVGASGAGKTTLLHILGTLDKADAADSTQLLINGEDVLQMNDKNLSRFRNVNLGFIFQFHQLLPEFTALENVCIPAYIAGKGKAETEAEAKKLLDYLGLSHRVSHKPGELSGGEQQRVAVARALINKPAVIFADEPSGNLDTASAENLHQLFFRLRDEFSQTFVIVTHNEEFANMADRKLVMSDGNIVG
- the msrA gene encoding peptide-methionine (S)-S-oxide reductase MsrA, whose product is MKKVSVLILAFFGIACQSKAKENKAVTAQTNQPIKMNTQDGMEVATFAGGCFWCTEAIFLELDGVKSVVSGYTGGARPNPTYEQVSSGATGHAEATEITFDPAKISFGELLEVFFATHDPTTLNRQGNDIGTQYRSEIFYHSNAQKQTAEDYIAQLTAAKTYSNPIVTKVSPAVAFYPAENYHQNYYNQNKGQSYCHYVITPKVKKVREHFKDKLKK
- a CDS encoding DUF6787 family protein, with protein sequence MSKLKQRWGITSNFQMAVIFVVFAINGTLSAEISKLLMGLLGISKATTPTYLYYPLLLVLVLPLYPFLLMAVGYLFGQSAFFFPFARKMLRSIGLGFVFGTKKTP
- a CDS encoding DUF6146 family protein, which codes for MKKIVVTTLLLSSIMAACIASKNGAPGQPGKDAAMAVNDTVRIANDELEYEIIIIDPGFNSWFNSYAKPRNFYSQPYLEARNRVWVSEWNIRASSPLTYGDLYGMRIDYNTNIDYGYEVNYMLFNYMTYFQIVNKVQLGGFAPRI
- a CDS encoding D-2-hydroxyacid dehydrogenase gives rise to the protein MKVLANDGLSKSGINALEKAGFEVITTKVAQEQVANFINENNVSVLLVRSATKVRKDLIDGCPGLKVIGRGGVGMDNIDVDYARATGKHVINTPASSSESVAELVFAHLFTGVRFLQDANRNMPLEGDTNFEGLKKAYANGTELRGKTLGIIGFGRIGQAVAKMALGLGMKVIAADKFLGKAEIKVDFYNGQFIIVEIPTEPQEDLFRHSHFITLHVPAQDGYVIGAAELSQMRDGVGIINCARGGVIDEVALIDALDQGKVSFAGLDVFESEPTPEIQILMHPKISLTPHIGAATNEAQDRIGTELAEQVISILKTENS
- the serC gene encoding 3-phosphoserine/phosphohydroxythreonine transaminase; amino-acid sequence: MKKHNYSAGPCILPQEVFEKSAAAILDFNNSGLSILEISHRSKDFVAVMEEARALVLELLGLQGKGYQALFMHGGASLEFLMVPYNLMKQNGKAAYLDTGTWANNAIKEARFFGEPMVVASSKASNYTFIPKDFAIPVDDDYFHCTSNNTIFGTQMKSFPETAVPMVCDMSSDIFSRTIDFSKFGLIYAGAQKNMGPAGATLVVIKEELLGRTGREIPSMLDYQKHIAAESMYNTPSVFPIYASLLTLQWLKGQGGIAGIEKVNEQKAALLYAEIDRNPLFRGTAAVEDRSIMNATFLLNDESHAPLFDSLWKSAGISGLPGHRSVGGYRASMYNALPLESVELLVAVMKELETKI